The window TTAGCTGCTTATTATCGTTTGCTTAACGGTCAAACAGCCCTATACGATATGTCAGATACGAAGTCTAATGATCCTTCTAACCCTGGGGACGGTGGCAATCCTTCTAATCCTGGAGATGGTGGAAATAACAATAATCCAGGCAATGGCGGAGATAACAACAATCCAGGTGGAAGTCTTCCAAATGGTCATTCGACGCTCTTAATTAGAATCTCCTCTTCCGAGGTTCCGTTAAGAGAAACATCTGTTGAGCTATATCCTGGAGAAACAGTATTCGACGTATTAAAACGTGCGACAACTAAAAATGGTATTGCTTTAAGCTATCGTGAAACACAATATGGTACTTATATCGATGGCATTGCTGGTCTTTATGAATTCGACCGAGGTCCTTTAAGTGGTTGGATGTATCGTGTAAATGGTCATTTCCCTTCTTACTCTGCAGCACTTTACACATTATCACCTGGTGATTCGGTTGAATGGCTATATACGCTCGATTTAGGTAAAGATATCGGTGGATATGTTGACGGAATCGAAAATGGTGGCGCTCCAACTGGAGGAAGCAAAGAAGAAGACAAAAAGAAATGTACTGACAAAGATGAACAATGTACTGAAGAAACAAATAAAGATAGCTCAGTAGCTGAGATTACTATTCAGGACGGTAGTAACAAAGTAAATATTACATCTGAAAATATTCAAAAATATATTGAAAAAAACATTCAAAAGCTCGTGATTCTAAGCAAAGATAATTTCAAATTAGAAGTTCCTACTTCTATCTTTACTGGTATTAAGCTTGCCAAAAATGAGCAAATAAGGGCCTCAGTAACGAAAAATGCTGAAAATAAACAATTCACTGTCACATTCGGTATTGAGTCTACTAATGGTAAAACAAAGTCAATTACTATAGATAAAGAATATTTAAAAGTTACGCTGCTAGCCAACAAATTAAAACCTAATTCTGTCGTTTTACAGCTTGTTGGTGGTGAATACAAGCCTGTTCCACATAGAATTGTGAACGGTGAAATTGTTCTATTCACAAAAACAAGTGGTACATTCGTTGTAACAGAAAGTACAGTAACATTTAACGATATTGCCCATTTAGCAAACAAAGAAGAAATTGAATTTTTAGCGAGCCGTCTCATAATCCAAGGAACTACACCAGAGACATTTGAGCCAAATAAGCAAATTACTCGTGCGCAATTTGCGGCATTAATCAGCCGAGCACTTGGTTTACAGGCAACAGGTGAAAATCCATTTAATGATACAGAAGGCAAATGGTATGCGACAGATATTCAAGCTCTGTTTGAGGCAGGTATTACAAAAGGGTCGACTGCTTCAACATTTAATCCTGAAGCACCAATTACACGTCAGCAAGGAGCTGCTTTTATGGCACGCATTTTAGAATATTTAAATACTGATGTGAAACCTAAAGGAGAGATTAACTTCAATGACGCTAACCATATTAGCGCTGAATACTTACCTTATATCAAGCTATTAAATAGCCTTGAGATTATGACTGGTAAGCAAGATGGTTCATTTGATCCAGGTGCTCCGTTAACGCGTGGACAAACAGCGAAAATTTTAAAACGCACATTAAATATCCCTGGCATTATGTAATTTCCCTTACTAACCCAAACGCTCAACGCATTTGGGTTAGTACCCTTTTATCGAATGGAGGTTGTTCAAATGAAAAAAAGATTATCGATGTTTATAATGGTACTTGCTTTGTTGCTTTTTGTAGTTCCAGTCTCTGCACAGCAAGTATCAACAGTAGATACTTATAATACAACAGCTCAGTTTATTGTAGATAAAGCACCAAACCCTTCTTTTGGTGATGAGTGGTTTATTATTGCACTTGCACGTGGTGAATATAATGTTCCGAAAGACTATTACCAAAAATATTATGATAATGTCGTGAAGCATGTACAATCAGTAAAAAGTGACTTACACAAACGTAAATATACGGAATATTCACGTTTGATTATTGCACTCACCGCTATCGGAAAAGACCCTACGAATGTAGGCGGCTACAATTTAGTCGAAAAATTAAGCGACTTTGACAAAGTAGTATGGCAAGGTCCGAATGGTGCTTATTTTGCATTAATCGCTTTAGATACATGGGGCTTTGAGCTCCCTAAAACAGCAACAACTACACGTGAGAAACTTATTCAACATATATTATCCAAGCAATTGCCTGACGGTGGATGGGATTTATCAGGAGTAAAAGCCGATCCAGATATGACAGCAATGGCTATTCAAGCTCTTTCAACTTATAAAGATAGAGCTGATGTTAATGCAGCTATTAATAAAGCACTTGACACATTAAAAAACTTACAAGGAGCTAACGGTAGTTACCAAAGCTGGGGAACAACAAACTTAGAAAGTGTAGCGCAAGTTATTACAGCACTTGCTAGCTTAAATATTGATGCCAACAAAGATCAACGCTTTAATAAGGTATTGGTGAGCTTTTTTACCTTCTATAATGCAAAAGATGGTGGCTTTAAGCATGTTTTAACTGAGCCAGTGGCTAATGGCATGGCAACAGAGCAGGCTTCTTATACATTAGCAGCGTATAACCGGCTGATTGCAGGCAAAACAAAGTTATATGATATGTCTGATAAAAAGCCCAATAAACCATCAACGCCAGCTCCCCCTACTAAAGTGAGCTTTAAGGACATTCAATCTCATTGGGCAAAGTCTGATATCGAAGCTGCAGTAGCTAAAGGATTATTAAAGGGGTATGAGGATAATACATTTAGACCAAATAACAATTTAACTCGTGTACAGGCAGTATCAATTTTAGTTCGTGCTCTTAATTTAACGAGTTCCGGAAATGCACCTTTCACGGACATTAGCTCATTTAAAGATGAAACATTACAAGAAATTGCTGCTGCATACGAGGCAAATTTATTAATAGTAAAGTCAAATAAATTTTCGCCCTCCTCCCCTATTTCTCGTGAGGAATTAGCAGTAATACTAGCAAATGCGTATACACACAATACAGGCAATCCTTATATACCAAAAAATATCGCACCTTTGAATGATATTGGGAAGTTATCAAAGGAATCTCAGCAAGCAATAACATTCTTACATGATTTTGAAATTGCACAAGGCTCAAACGGCTCCTTTAATCCTACGAATTTTATTACTCGTGCACATGCAGCTAAAATGTATATCAATTTCTTAAAGGTAGTTGAGGAATAATATGAAAAAATATTTACACATCTTACTAGTATTGCTGTTAGCTATATTTTTAACAGCATGTAATATTCAGACAGTTGAGAAATTCGAACAAATGCAGGAACAGGAGCGGAGCGTTGACCCCCATTCTACTACTGAAAAACCTGAAGTTGAAGAACAAACTCCCTCAGTTGACAATGAGACTGTTGAGGAAAAACAGGAAGTGAAAGAGCCTGAGGTAGTTGAGAATACCCCACTCGAGGAAAAGGAAAAAAAACCTCAACAAAAAGTAGAAGAGCTAAGTGCACAGCAAAAAACGAAAAAAGAAGTAAAACAAGAAGCTGAGAAAAAGCAAGAAGTCACAAAATCATCAAGTACAAAGACTGAGCAGTCTACGACTAAGCAAGCTGATGATAAACAAAAAACAAATACAGTTGCTCCACCAACAGAAAAGCAGCAACAGCCAGCAATTCAAAAACGGACTGTAACAATTGCGATACGTGTTGATACATTACTAAAGCATTGGGATAAGTTAGAGCCCTCTCTACAAAGTGAAAACTACGTACCCAAGGACGGCATCATTTTAAAGCCTACAACATACGAGCTACTATCAGAGAAGGATACTGTTTGGGATGTGCTACAGCGTGCAACAAAGGAGCATAAAATTCAAATTGAATATCAAGGAGCAAACGAAAATATTTATAACAGTGTCTATGTAGAGGGTATTAATCATTTATATGAATTTAGTGCTGGTGAATTAAGTGGCTGGATGTATAAAGTTAACGGTGTTTATCCGAACTACGGCTGTAGTCAATACGTATTAAAAGATGGCGATGTTATTGAATGGCACTACACTGTCGATTTAGGGCGCGACTTAGGACATCATTGGGATGGTAACTAATGAAGGCATTTGAAACATTCCACCCTATCGTACTTTTTTCTTTTTTTGTTGCTACTATCGGCTTTTCCATGTTTTTTATGCACCCAATCTATTTAGCTATTACAATTTTCTCAGCAATAAGCTTAAATATAGCTTTACGCAGACAACTTTTTTTTAAGGACTGGAAGCTATATGTACCTCTGTTTTTCTTAATGGCGGTTATTAATCCGATGATTAGCCATAATGGTCAGATTGTATTGCTTTATATAAATGGCAACGCGCTTACTGTAGAAGCTATTATGTATGGTATCGCAATAGCCTCAATGATTGTAGCTATTATGCTATGGTTTAGCTGCTATAATGTCATGATGACATCAGATAAGTTTATTTATTTGTTTGGAAAAGTGTCGCCAGCATTATCACTAACATTGTCGATTTCATTGCGATTAGTTCCCCGCTTTAGACATCAGCTAACGCAAATTGTACAAGCACAAAAAGTAATCGGCATGGATTATACAGCTGGCTCACTATGGCATCGTATCAAATGTACAGTGCGTATTTTATCTATATTAATTACTTGGGCATTGGATAATGCCATTGATACAGCTGACTCTATGAAAGCTCGTGGATATGGTGTCAAAAAACGAACTGCCTTTTCTCTTTTT is drawn from Psychrobacillus sp. INOP01 and contains these coding sequences:
- a CDS encoding energy-coupling factor transporter transmembrane component T, with translation MKAFETFHPIVLFSFFVATIGFSMFFMHPIYLAITIFSAISLNIALRRQLFFKDWKLYVPLFFLMAVINPMISHNGQIVLLYINGNALTVEAIMYGIAIASMIVAIMLWFSCYNVMMTSDKFIYLFGKVSPALSLTLSISLRLVPRFRHQLTQIVQAQKVIGMDYTAGSLWHRIKCTVRILSILITWALDNAIDTADSMKARGYGVKKRTAFSLFIFERRDGFVLAMIILLFLSNLAASFIGITTFYFYPTFGAVNWDAVSIMFYISYFTLLAIPLAIEIRGALKWRSLKSTM
- a CDS encoding DUF4430 domain-containing protein is translated as MKKYLHILLVLLLAIFLTACNIQTVEKFEQMQEQERSVDPHSTTEKPEVEEQTPSVDNETVEEKQEVKEPEVVENTPLEEKEKKPQQKVEELSAQQKTKKEVKQEAEKKQEVTKSSSTKTEQSTTKQADDKQKTNTVAPPTEKQQQPAIQKRTVTIAIRVDTLLKHWDKLEPSLQSENYVPKDGIILKPTTYELLSEKDTVWDVLQRATKEHKIQIEYQGANENIYNSVYVEGINHLYEFSAGELSGWMYKVNGVYPNYGCSQYVLKDGDVIEWHYTVDLGRDLGHHWDGN
- a CDS encoding S-layer homology domain-containing protein — translated: MKKRLSMFIMVLALLLFVVPVSAQQVSTVDTYNTTAQFIVDKAPNPSFGDEWFIIALARGEYNVPKDYYQKYYDNVVKHVQSVKSDLHKRKYTEYSRLIIALTAIGKDPTNVGGYNLVEKLSDFDKVVWQGPNGAYFALIALDTWGFELPKTATTTREKLIQHILSKQLPDGGWDLSGVKADPDMTAMAIQALSTYKDRADVNAAINKALDTLKNLQGANGSYQSWGTTNLESVAQVITALASLNIDANKDQRFNKVLVSFFTFYNAKDGGFKHVLTEPVANGMATEQASYTLAAYNRLIAGKTKLYDMSDKKPNKPSTPAPPTKVSFKDIQSHWAKSDIEAAVAKGLLKGYEDNTFRPNNNLTRVQAVSILVRALNLTSSGNAPFTDISSFKDETLQEIAAAYEANLLIVKSNKFSPSSPISREELAVILANAYTHNTGNPYIPKNIAPLNDIGKLSKESQQAITFLHDFEIAQGSNGSFNPTNFITRAHAAKMYINFLKVVEE